The sequence below is a genomic window from Harmonia axyridis chromosome 1, icHarAxyr1.1, whole genome shotgun sequence.
ATTTGTGATTATCCTAGGAAAGAGGCACtttgattcaattttattatacgGGGTTCTCAAATGAGAGAAAATAGCTCCTATCTGGACAGCTGCTGCAGCTGACATCATTGGACATTAGACAAGTAGAAGTATACACTACGCCATTACTACAAATTGGACGATACCTGCTTACAAAcgcattgaaattattaaaattcactacaaaaatggtgaaaattttagaGTTCGCAAAACTAATGATCTTTTGGCTCGTGGTGAAACACCTTCTCAGCAGAATATGGGGACACTGGAGAACAAATTTGTGCTCTGTTAGCCTtctgggaactgcgaccaatttgatcttttgttctaatccctacctattcatacaaaccctgGGAGGCCGTCGATGCGGTTAACGAAACCTTCGACATCCTTTGGAGCCTTGGCTATCatttcgtgagtatccagaactgactttcccatgtgagtggttcttagccctgaacatttgcacactatgtgttcggctgtttctacttcctttccacaAAGCCtacagatctcatctgctgacttacccatgcggtacaaaaggtatttgcactgacagtgtcccaccattacccgatgctcagctcgtggtagcttcagaagctttctggtataggtcgatgaatgcaccacaaatttctttgcctgagtgTTGcccggagtgtttctccagagggtttttctattgtcccactcccattgttggactgctgctttatattggtcttttccaagcctaCAGAAGAGCTCAGAACCAACAGGTGTTGACCTTGATTCTTCTTCGCAAGTTCATCGACATTTTCTTTTCCTATAACTTTAATACCACAGTGCTTCGATACCCCGGTTCCATATTCTGAGTATTTGGTCTATCTTTGCATAAAACCAAACTACAATTACATATTGATGTCGCTATCTATTTTGGGGATATAGCTcatgaaaatgaatttattcaagtTCTTAtaaaataagaagaaatatctggaAAAACATTGACTTTGCGTCAGGAGTCaatattaaatgtttttgtCCTTGATTTTGTTATGGTTCAGGTGATGTGattaacaaaattttacatcaaGCCCCAAAGTGTGTTATATTCTACATCTACACGAAGAATTTCGACTGAGTCGGGTCTGTTGAGGCCGaaattcggtttttttttcattctgcttgaattttttgtgGTTCTTATCAAgcgatcaacacgaaatttgaaTCATATTTGAAACTCTTATTTCATATCTTAACGCAACTCGATCGCTTTGTACAGTGATATATTGCGCTCTGTTGAAGGAACGATCGCTAACGATTTTGCTAACAATGTTACTGAATACTGAGTGTGAAAAgaagattttattattttattcaatctaATATCCCTTTTATAAGACTTCAATAAATAGAGATTATTTTTTCCATTGGAACTCTAGACATACCTAACTTCATGGAAAATCTATTAGAATCTATATTTAGCAATCTATCGTTATTATTTATTGAGCTAGTAGAGCATCACATTCCTTAGGTTACTGTCATGTTCAACGCCTCCCACGTGCTCACACAAAAGGTCATTTGATTCGAGACGTTAGAACGTTTTCGATTTTTCCAATCTACAGCTCGGTTATACCGCTGGTTACTTCACATGTTCGCCGAGACCGAACGAAACgtattttcaacaataaatgCCCAATAAAATCGATATATCGATGCGATGGTTGGATTTCCTTAGATGGTCGTAATATAATAACTTCGTGCGACTACATTTCATTTCTGGTATTGTTTATGGGCCTTAAAGTGACTGCGTTTATGAGCACTCAAGATAAATAGGCGGAGAGTGAAACATCACTTTCTCGTATCGAAATCGTTCACGTATTCTTCATACACAACAAAATGCTCTGACAGAGGGTGTGGCACTGTGCTTTCTCGTCTTTTTCCCCGAAAAATCGGCTCTTTACACATATGCAGTACGTTATTTTCAGTCTTGCAATACTATTATCTTattatttagaggggcactacagggatatcgaaaaccgttagagatactgggtggcttgaattacaaaaaagttgcgttatttagggattagtgtgttggtgttaacagatccaaaatatctccaatggttcccgagatatctcgaaaaaacttcgtcgtcagattttttctgttttctcttgtttcagagacgcgatagtaaatttcttttcttatgacgccatattggttttacttatgaggtgataaagaaaaaattacgattttaacaatgtatcacactctacaaaaattaagtgatgaTTTCACTTAACAACTGAACGAAGAAACAAGTAacttgacaattctggcaccagcctactagtcaaataaaataataaaaaggaagttcaaatttgcgtagatagactcgatatttttgtagagtgtgaattgttgaattcatatttttttctttatcacctcataagaaGAACCAATATGGCTTTCataagaagaaaatattgactatcgcgtctctgaaactatggaaaacagaaaaaatctgacgacaccaagATACCCACACCAAATTCCATTGGAATCGGataaaaattgtagaaattcaagtttttacaAGGACAAGCAATCACACAGACCGACACAGAAATCTTCATCTACAGTCTTCAGTAGACTTGAAAgcttaattataaataataaacctgCTGTCCAGAAAATTATTGTTTATATTGAAGAACGCAACCCTTTTTTCGATTGTTCCTTACCAATTCAGAGATAAATAAATAGGATTGGGATCGAATATTCATATGGAGTCTTCATAAACAAAGTCCATTAGAGAACTTTACGATGCACAAATAATAAGCATGACTAGAAACGTTTTTTCACCATAAGAATCCCGGAACTCCATCATATCgaggaaatatttatatttctcttgaaattgGCCGTACCATACTGTATTACCCATTTTATTGCCCTCGTAAGGGAACTGACCACCTATGAGCAATATTGGTAACGATATATTTCACTTCCTATATATGTTGAAAACATAGACTAATAATTAATCTGTGGTGTAAAATCGCTTCATGAGATATGAACGAAATTAACCTTCCTGTTCAAGTGCATCATGGTTTTCTTCATCCTGATTTTACCTCTCATTATTCCTTCAGCTTCAAGTTTCAACCATTTGTCTGCCAACAAAATCTCACCGATGCGATAGAGCAATTTGCATCGTTAtcgtttttatttttcgaattgcAGTGCCTGTCTCTGGACATCCCATTTGGTTGATGGTGCAAATTGAACGTTATTACCTTAGTAGCAGATGCTTTATAATACTAATATTGCCTACTCCGAGCGTCGATCGAAATGGCTTTTTATTGCTGCGATCAGGTTTTGATTACTCTGTTCGGTGATAGCGAACATCTTGTACACGTGAAGGCGGCCCACATGGTTGGTAATTCACAGTTTTCGTTAGTGTAAAATCTTGAAATAGATCGATAGCCATACACCATCTGATATTTCATCAAGTCATATCTGGTGTTTCGTTTTTATTTAATGTTTCTATATTTTCAAAGCTAGAGAAAGGATTTCACGGGAGagtaaaatatatttcagttttGGCTGAAGGACTCAGGTCGATGGCCACAaacacatttattattattttatttcagatcAAATGAAGATATATCTTTTTGGTAATCAGGATGATCAGTACCTACTTGAAGATGAAAAAAGAATACATCGAATTTTGAGCATTCAATGgaacacaaaataaaaatcttGCCTTCACTTGTTAGTCGAAATACTGAAACCTTCCAATAGACGTTcacttcatgaaaatttgattaGAAAATATCTCAATTAGTTCCACGTTGAATATctatttttagatgaaaatcTCACCTTATcggtatttttcaattgaaacttAAAAATCACAGACATATTTCGATCAAAATGCAAGTACGCTGTATCCTAGAACGAGCTCCCAGAAAGAACGAGAAGATTTTATGAAATGTTTTCTGCTGACAGAAATTGCTCCATCGCATTACATTTCTGTGAAAATGTATTCCGACTGTCATGTACATATAAATTTGCAACGGAATCTCCTCCTATGCAATACTAAACTTGCAGCACGGCAAAATTGCATCTCTAACATAGCCCGAAGAAGCCAGTCGTAATAACGAgtcgaataaaatataaaatctctCCAACGTCACAGATGAAAGAGCACTTACGTGTaacaatgtagaatggaatGAAATTTATTAATCCATATATGCAGCCGGAGTATTTTCAGCGCACCGGCAATGTGAAGTCTCGAATAGGGTAATTCAATTTGCTTTAAAATTGGATTGTCTGCATTTCACGTTTGGGAATGTTATACAGATTCTCCCCGTCCTATGTAATTCCTTCGTTCGTTcccgttttatttttattcctgcAAAGGTTAACGATTTCAGTGAACTCTGTTTCATTTTTATCCAAAAAGAATCTTATGAGAGGTTACCTTGATCGCAATACCCATTTTCCTTGTATTCTAGACTGATAACCCTTTAACGTTATAGTTGTATTATTACAGATCTTGTATTGATTATGTTGTTTTATTCTAGATTACAATGTCAAGAGAAAAAAGAGAAGAATCGATATGCCTTACTGCGGAGGtatctcagtttcacaaatATTGGCTCAACGAGACAAAATGACGATGGGACAACAGAACTTCGCCAAAGACAGCACAACAAACCAACAAGTGAACCAACAGGTGAGTAccctatataaaaaaataaatatcgaaaccTTCAACTTCATTCAAACTTGAAATCTGATACCTATTTCCTCCGTAGGTCTGGTCAGCACATCAGCAACAACAACAACAGATGCAGCAAACAAACAGACTTCAAGCATATCCGAGCAACATGCCGATGCCTAGGTATCCACTTGGTCAGGATTCAAACGAGCCTACACATAATGGGGAAAACATCGCCATGACCCACCAGCACCAATCCATGCCTCCAAACATATCACATCAAACTGATCACGTCCCTAACCAACATCGGCAACTTTCTAACGATAGTCCGAATGTTCATGTCCACCATCAGCATGTGATTGGTCCAAATGGTCAGATTATCAATGTGCAGAAGCCAATGCCTCCCATTCAGCATGCGCAGAATGTTATAAATAGTCAAAATAATATGACTTTGTTCCAAGGTCAGAAATCCGCCCAACCGATGTTGCATAATCACCCTCAATCACAACAAAGACTATACGTGAATAGTCAGCCGAATGAGCCTAGTGGACCTGGTCGGCCTCTGCAAATAATGCCGGTTGGTATGGATAATCAACAAAGGCCATTAGATATCCAGCAAAGAATGGCGCAAAATCCTCCACAATTCTACAATAACCAACCTCCAATGTACCCTCAAATGCCTCAATATGATCCATCGAAATCTGTGAGACCTTTGATGCCTCCAGGTAATATGCCGATCAATGGATTTAGGCAGCAGGTACTCAATCAGGGTCAAATGATACAACAGCAGCACATGATGATGAATCCGAACCATCAAAAAATGCACTGGCCGCCCAACAGAGCCCCAGCTCCAGTCAACCAGCCTAATCAGCAGAATCAAATGCCAAATGTTTATGAGAGAGTGCCACCCTTGCACCAACACCCTATGATGTGGCAGGAGGAagtgaaaaagaaaaagatCAAACTGGGAAAAATGGCGAAGAATCGAGGTGGTTTCGTCATGGAATGTCAAACAACACAATCTCCTTGTCCAAATGTAGATATTAGGCAGATTTCTAATGAGCCTGATAGAGGTGTCATTCTCAACCAGGTACCTCCAGCGAGCCAGAGTAATCCTGGCCCCTCATTTATGGAAGACCCTAGTGGGTATTTGGCTCAACAGACAGCTTTATTGAACAATACTATAAACAGACAAACAGGTAAGTCTTGGGTTGTTTCGTTCGTTTTTGGTTCATTATCttgattaaattttgttttcaggtGCTAATCCTTGTGGGGGATATATTTGTAACAGTCCAACTTCTTCGGTACATCCTACGCAAAACTCTAATATAATATCAATTAGCAGTAGTCAAAACAACGAGGTGCCTTTACCAAGTAATGTGATGATGCAAATGAAGCAAAATCAAAGTGTGCCTCAAAAAATAGCCAATCAGCAGAATGCAGATGTTATCAAAAACCAACAGCAATCCCAACAAATGCAAAACATGATGCAACAGCAATTTGTACAAACTATAACTCAAGGAGTAGCGGATAGTAGCGCTGTTGTGAATGCAAACgaacaaaaacaacaacaatatGTACAGTGTCAAGGATGCATAGCAGATAGTATGAATGCCAGTCAACAATATATAATAAGAGAACAAATGAACAACCAAGGTCAAAAAATACTGCAATATTCCAGACCGAATAGTCAGCCAGGCACGCCGAGTTCTTCAGGTGGAATAGAAGATGTGACATCTTCAACGTTCTCTGATAAGCAAAGCATACAAAACTCGCCAGATAATAGGCCGATTCAAGGTGGAACCGTCAGTACTAGCAACGTTTCTCCCATTGATGGTTTTCATTCCGGCCCACCCACTCCAAACTCTCACACTCCGTCCTCTATGACGCCCAATCCAAATACACCCATTCCACATACACCCAGTCCTTACAACCCGAATCAACATTCTTCACATTCGGTTACTCCCACACCTCCAACTCCAACTCAACAAATCCAAAATCAGTTTCAAATGCCAAATATGCATCCTCAACAAATGCAAAACCAACATCAACAGCAGAGTCAACCTCAGAATCATCATCAGCAAAATCAGAATTCTCAACCATATATGGTCCAAAGAATATCAGATTCGCAAACTGGTCAAAATTATATTGTGTATTCTTCAAGTGGCAATACAAATATGCAgcaaattcaaatgaatcagATCAAGGATGGTCAGGGATACAACACAGGTCCTCCACCAAGACCAGAATATTATGTGAATACAAGTGTGCCACAGCAAGATATACAGAATTCTAGAGGACCATTTATATCTGGAATTGTTACTACAATGGCAAGTGGAAGGACTGTAGGGAGTAACACGATCACGTCTGTGTTAGCAGGACGAGCTAATACTGCTACAGTATCCATTAATAGCCCACAAAATGTCAACAATCCATCTCCACCGTCTTCCATTCAAGGGCCAAACGTAATGTCGAACCAATCAGTAACTGTAAACGTATCCAAATCACCTTTAGAAATGGTACAGAGTGTAGTTAGTAGCATTCAGGTTCCACATTCTCCACATCCATCATCTGTAGCGCATACTAATGCGCAAGTATCTCCTACCATAGTTAAGTCTACTCTTCCTCCTGGGCATATTCTAGTTTCTTCAGGAGGACAACTGATAATGGCCAATACTGGAAATTGCCAGACCAATGTTATGCCCCCACCACCACCTAAGTTAATGGCGAATCAGTCGATGCCTCCGATATCAGCATCTCCAATGATCACAAATGTTACAGCTGCAATGACGCAAATGATACCAGCTGTTGCGCAACAGATGTTGGGACAGCAGACTGTACTTGTAAATGCATTACCTGCACCATTTGTCCTTCAGCCTGGTGTTGCCATGACGATGGATGGAGTAACAGTGGGTCAAAATATGCAAATACCTCAGATTGTTACCGGTAACGTCATACAACAACAAGTACAGATAGAGACAAATGAGGCTAGACGAGGACAAGGAATGCTATCTCCTGAGAGTAAAAAGAAAGGTAAAAAGAGAAAACTTTCATCTCAAACTGTGGCTGGCATGCTGCAAATAGCGGCACAACAGAATCCTGGTATGGTCATGCAACAACAGAGTTTCCCACAGCAAATCCAAATGGCTCACAGTCCCCAAAGCATAACAGGTCCGGTTATGCAAGCCTTAACTATCGTTCCTAGCAAAAACGGAGGTCCTGCGCAAATCGTTATGAATGGTCAGGCTAATATTGGAACTCAACAGCTAATCACTAATTCACAACCGGCGCAACAAATAAATCTTTTGCAGCCTGTCAACTTGATAAATGGCGGAACAGGAGTGGTTCAGAATTTCCCAACAATTCAGCAATTCATAGTACCGAATTTGGGTGGCATGGTGATGAATCCAGATGGTACAGCCACAATACTACAAGATACATCTAATATCGGCATGCAGTTGCAATTGCAAAATGTTAATGGACAGAATATATTGACTCCTGTTCAGAATGGTGGTGTATTCAACGGTTCCCAAAATATAATAGCTGCAGGTCCTGCAGGAATGGTTATCAGGACACCAGCTCCAACTCAAGGAAAGATCATTCAGCAGCAGCATAGTCCCGGTGCTCAATTTCTTTCACCTAATGGTGGGCAATTCGTGGTAAACGGCGGTCAGTTTGGTGGCCAGTTGAGTCCTCTTGTTGCAAATGTTAGCCCTTCACAGCAGGTTACATTCAGCAGTCCGGCGCAACAGATGCGTCCCCAACAGGCTCCTCAGCAGGAGTATATCCAGTGCAGTCAGATGGGTCAAACGCTTATGGTACCCTGCGCCCCTGGCAATAACATATCGGCTTCAAATTCGAACCAGAATACCACATATGTTCAACAAAATACCACCATAGTACAGCAACAGACAACAATGGTTTCCAATAACCAACAGCAACAGAACCAACCGAATATGCAGAGAACCACTACTCTGAATGTTGATCATAACTTTCTGATAAGTTCAAACGAGAACAAGCAACAAATGCATCCTGTTTTGATTAAAGAGTGTCCTCAGAATCCTTCTTATAGGCATTCAGTATCCACACAAACTGCAACCAATCAGTCTCAAGCCGTTACCACCAACACATTTTGCCAAACGTCTACGGTTTCTGCAGGAAGTCCTCCAGATACTACTACACATAGTCCTTTGGCCTTAGGAGGACAAAGTCCACCCACTGTAGATACAACTACACATTCAGGCAGCACTGATGATGGCCTTTCACCTGCCCCTTCCAATTGTTCTGCAGGTTTTGGTGATGTTACCATACAGGGAAGGCATCAGTCTATGGTGAGTCACTTTTCGATATAAATCTTTTGGTATGAAATTAAAAGAGCcacgaaaatttaaaaattttcataggTCCATTGATTTTGGTGGTCTCCTACTCTTTTTCTTAATGGTTAAAGCCAGAACTGAATTTTGTTATAGGCATTTTAacattttgaattcattttcaggCAATGGTCCATTGCATATCGAGCAGTGAACCAGACTCTGCCGATTTCAACAATCAGAGCTCGGACAATGAATGCTTCAGAGCTCAAGTGATAGCAAGTCAAAAGCATGATTACACAGAGGTCACCAGTGACCAGATGCATTACCTTGCCAAGAAAAACAATCCTACTCATTTTGCTTATGCTGAATCGTCGACTATGGTATCTGGTGTTCACTTTGTGGCAGATCAGATCAAGGCAGATGAATCAGTTGTCAGTTCTAGGCACTCTGAGAAACGGAAAAGCAGTGACACTCTGTTAGTCATGGAGACCAGACAGATACATTTCCAGGATGAAGAAGGTTAGTGCCGTTTGATTCATATTTGTAGCTTTGGAGATTGATCTGTTTTAATTTTCATGCATGTTATGTATGAAGTGAGAGTTAGTGAAAGTTTTAATATTGCATGTGTCATCTGTGCATATCTTACTAATATTTGTCTTATTGTTGATTCATTCATCAGTAATGTTGGTGAAATATCTGATATCACGAATGATTGAATGAGTTAACTTCTGAATAGATTATGGAAATCAAGCCATTTTCTATTCATCATAGTTGTAACAGTTTATGTAGCCTTCTCTTATGATATTAATGGTGTTTGACATTAGTTCTTTGTGGTAGCATTAAACATTGTAGGTGGAGTGTTCATTTAAGGGCATAACATTCGGCTGAATTGTATGAAAATATCGGTTTTCGAAGAAAACAATGGTGTGGCTTACTAAAATAACGAACTGTAAATACCAACAACACAAACACAGAACTGTacattacaaaaatggtgaatcTTGATCAAGGCCTTTTCTCGCATCTCATCATCTCATTTCCTTCGCGCTAATGTAGTCTTAACAATCGTCATAATTGTAAAGCGAAATTGTTTTAATTCTCAGAGTGTGATCAGAAAGTTGAAAAAGAAAGGGAAACCAATTTTATGATAGGAGATTTAGTGTGGGGTCCATCTAAGTGTAATCCTTCGTGGCCTGGCAAAATTATCAGCTTAGAAGATGACAGAGCCACAGTTAAATGGTTTGGTAATGAAAAATCGACTTCCATAGTAGAAAAATCGTCACTCCAGTCGCTTTCTGAAGGATTGGATGCGCACCATCGAGCTCGAAAAAATTTAAGAACGTGAGTgtacaaatttgaaaaatttcagccACATCATAACACTGCCCAAATTATACTAATTGTTTTCATCTCATTGTTTTCTGTTAGTTAGATTAGATGTGCAATTGTTCGAATTAATGTAGAAGGTATTGTAGGTGCTTGAATATCAGAAGTACCTGTATTTTGAGTCTGTAGATGTAAGATGAGTTTGttttaattgtttttgttttgtacACGTATTTTATGTAACTCTCTGGTACATCATTATAATTTGGCAAAATCAGTTCTTCTtatatttgattgaaatataaGAAAGCAGTGTTTTTGCCTCTCCAGTATTCAATATCCTCATGCAGTGTATAACATCTTTATAAATCTTTAATGTGAAAGATGTACTTGTATGacccatatatttttttcacagaaGTCGCAAATTGAACTCTCAACTTGAAAATGCAATCCAAGAAGCTATGGCAGAACTAGATAAAGATGtagtgaatgaaaaaaattcctgtacTGCTACACCAAAAAGTGCTTCTCCAAAAAAAGATACTTCCAAGAAGAATTTCATTGGTAGACTGAGGAGTAGCCAGAAGTGAATCTTCAAtggttttcaaaaatatcaaaatcatgGACCAACATCGAATATGGT
It includes:
- the LOC123679681 gene encoding uncharacterized protein LOC123679681 isoform X2 — encoded protein: MAGKPDLSASAGVQNVVVYVSNDNFAQAYAVGQQNVPPNNHSSIPNGAYPNPPHSMASLVGPTKCCTQTGKPNILKPADYSTSQVLNGSVHQQQGYYTEVLSQNGFTQPIINNVNYQSNAVINQVKNYNSGNSDVLSGERQSGPGRPECEREAPYVDSSYITVMGGECPSQSVRCDSVRSDAAESSCSSLSSTDEGIAVQNPSPEMVLYDSSVSVRPGGVVLAVGPSSVQQQQTANSLVGTSVHSHQVSFVSVPFGWKRLLNNGNIIYISPSNTALASPEQIKEYLLSSGTCKCGLECHFKYDNVFNFDPKVASKPWSFPPDTNIGDLKLCNHKRKIMNMAALECKQMDPNIKLRKDYNVKRKKRRIDMPYCGGISVSQILAQRDKMTMGQQNFAKDSTTNQQVNQQVWSAHQQQQQQMQQTNRLQAYPSNMPMPRYPLGQDSNEPTHNGENIAMTHQHQSMPPNISHQTDHVPNQHRQLSNDSPNVHVHHQHVIGPNGQIINVQKPMPPIQHAQNVINSQNNMTLFQGQKSAQPMLHNHPQSQQRLYVNSQPNEPSGPGRPLQIMPVGMDNQQRPLDIQQRMAQNPPQFYNNQPPMYPQMPQYDPSKSVRPLMPPGNMPINGFRQQVLNQGQMIQQQHMMMNPNHQKMHWPPNRAPAPVNQPNQQNQMPNVYERVPPLHQHPMMWQEEVKKKKIKLGKMAKNRGGFVMECQTTQSPCPNVDIRQISNEPDRGVILNQVPPASQSNPGPSFMEDPSGYLAQQTALLNNTINRQTGANPCGGYICNSPTSSVHPTQNSNIISISSSQNNEVPLPSNVMMQMKQNQSVPQKIANQQNADVIKNQQQSQQMQNMMQQQFVQTITQGVADSSAVVNANEQKQQQYVQCQGCIADSMNASQQYIIREQMNNQGQKILQYSRPNSQPGTPSSSGGIEDVTSSTFSDKQSIQNSPDNRPIQGGTVSTSNVSPIDGFHSGPPTPNSHTPSSMTPNPNTPIPHTPSPYNPNQHSSHSVTPTPPTPTQQIQNQFQMPNMHPQQMQNQHQQQSQPQNHHQQNQNSQPYMVQRISDSQTGQNYIVYSSSGNTNMQQIQMNQIKDGQGYNTGPPPRPEYYVNTSVPQQDIQNSRGPFISGIVTTMASGRTVGSNTITSVLAGRANTATVSINSPQNVNNPSPPSSIQGPNVMSNQSVTVNVSKSPLEMVQSVVSSIQVPHSPHPSSVAHTNAQVSPTIVKSTLPPGHILVSSGGQLIMANTGNCQTNVMPPPPPKLMANQSMPPISASPMITNVTAAMTQMIPAVAQQMLGQQTVLVNALPAPFVLQPGVAMTMDGVTVGQNMQIPQIVTGNVIQQQVQIETNEARRGQGMLSPESKKKGKKRKLSSQTVAGMLQIAAQQNPGMVMQQQSFPQQIQMAHSPQSITGPVMQALTIVPSKNGGPAQIVMNGQANIGTQQLITNSQPAQQINLLQPVNLINGGTGVVQNFPTIQQFIVPNLGGMVMNPDGTATILQDTSNIGMQLQLQNVNGQNILTPVQNGGVFNGSQNIIAAGPAGMVIRTPAPTQGKIIQQQHSPGAQFLSPNGGQFVVNGGQFGGQLSPLVANVSPSQQVTFSSPAQQMRPQQAPQQEYIQCSQMGQTLMVPCAPGNNISASNSNQNTTYVQQNTTIVQQQTTMVSNNQQQQNQPNMQRTTTLNVDHNFLISSNENKQQMHPVLIKECPQNPSYRHSVSTQTATNQSQAVTTNTFCQTSTVSAGSPPDTTTHSPLALGGQSPPTVDTTTHSGSTDDGLSPAPSNCSAGFGDVTIQGRHQSMAMVHCISSSEPDSADFNNQSSDNECFRAQVIASQKHDYTEVTSDQMHYLAKKNNPTHFAYAESSTMVSGVHFVADQIKADESVVSSRHSEKRKSSDTLLVMETRQIHFQDEEEVAN
- the LOC123679681 gene encoding uncharacterized protein LOC123679681 isoform X1, whose protein sequence is MAGKPDLSASAGVQNVVVYVSNDNFAQAYAVGQQNVPPNNHSSIPNGAYPNPPHSMASLVGPTKCCTQTGKPNILKPADYSTSQVLNGSVHQQQGYYTEVLSQNGFTQPIINNVNYQSNAVINQVKNYNSGNSDVLSGERQSGPGRPECEREAPYVDSSYITVMGGECPSQSVRCDSVRSDAAESSCSSLSSTDEGIAVQNPSPEMVLYDSSVSVRPGGVVLAVGPSSVQQQQTANSLVGTSVHSHQVSFVSVPFGWKRLLNNGNIIYISPSNTALASPEQIKEYLLSSGTCKCGLECHFKYDNVFNFDPKVASKPWSFPPDTNIGDLKLCNHKRKIMNMAALECKQMDPNIKLRKDYNVKRKKRRIDMPYCGGISVSQILAQRDKMTMGQQNFAKDSTTNQQVNQQVWSAHQQQQQQMQQTNRLQAYPSNMPMPRYPLGQDSNEPTHNGENIAMTHQHQSMPPNISHQTDHVPNQHRQLSNDSPNVHVHHQHVIGPNGQIINVQKPMPPIQHAQNVINSQNNMTLFQGQKSAQPMLHNHPQSQQRLYVNSQPNEPSGPGRPLQIMPVGMDNQQRPLDIQQRMAQNPPQFYNNQPPMYPQMPQYDPSKSVRPLMPPGNMPINGFRQQVLNQGQMIQQQHMMMNPNHQKMHWPPNRAPAPVNQPNQQNQMPNVYERVPPLHQHPMMWQEEVKKKKIKLGKMAKNRGGFVMECQTTQSPCPNVDIRQISNEPDRGVILNQVPPASQSNPGPSFMEDPSGYLAQQTALLNNTINRQTGANPCGGYICNSPTSSVHPTQNSNIISISSSQNNEVPLPSNVMMQMKQNQSVPQKIANQQNADVIKNQQQSQQMQNMMQQQFVQTITQGVADSSAVVNANEQKQQQYVQCQGCIADSMNASQQYIIREQMNNQGQKILQYSRPNSQPGTPSSSGGIEDVTSSTFSDKQSIQNSPDNRPIQGGTVSTSNVSPIDGFHSGPPTPNSHTPSSMTPNPNTPIPHTPSPYNPNQHSSHSVTPTPPTPTQQIQNQFQMPNMHPQQMQNQHQQQSQPQNHHQQNQNSQPYMVQRISDSQTGQNYIVYSSSGNTNMQQIQMNQIKDGQGYNTGPPPRPEYYVNTSVPQQDIQNSRGPFISGIVTTMASGRTVGSNTITSVLAGRANTATVSINSPQNVNNPSPPSSIQGPNVMSNQSVTVNVSKSPLEMVQSVVSSIQVPHSPHPSSVAHTNAQVSPTIVKSTLPPGHILVSSGGQLIMANTGNCQTNVMPPPPPKLMANQSMPPISASPMITNVTAAMTQMIPAVAQQMLGQQTVLVNALPAPFVLQPGVAMTMDGVTVGQNMQIPQIVTGNVIQQQVQIETNEARRGQGMLSPESKKKGKKRKLSSQTVAGMLQIAAQQNPGMVMQQQSFPQQIQMAHSPQSITGPVMQALTIVPSKNGGPAQIVMNGQANIGTQQLITNSQPAQQINLLQPVNLINGGTGVVQNFPTIQQFIVPNLGGMVMNPDGTATILQDTSNIGMQLQLQNVNGQNILTPVQNGGVFNGSQNIIAAGPAGMVIRTPAPTQGKIIQQQHSPGAQFLSPNGGQFVVNGGQFGGQLSPLVANVSPSQQVTFSSPAQQMRPQQAPQQEYIQCSQMGQTLMVPCAPGNNISASNSNQNTTYVQQNTTIVQQQTTMVSNNQQQQNQPNMQRTTTLNVDHNFLISSNENKQQMHPVLIKECPQNPSYRHSVSTQTATNQSQAVTTNTFCQTSTVSAGSPPDTTTHSPLALGGQSPPTVDTTTHSGSTDDGLSPAPSNCSAGFGDVTIQGRHQSMAMVHCISSSEPDSADFNNQSSDNECFRAQVIASQKHDYTEVTSDQMHYLAKKNNPTHFAYAESSTMVSGVHFVADQIKADESVVSSRHSEKRKSSDTLLVMETRQIHFQDEEECDQKVEKERETNFMIGDLVWGPSKCNPSWPGKIISLEDDRATVKWFGNEKSTSIVEKSSLQSLSEGLDAHHRARKNLRTSRKLNSQLENAIQEAMAELDKDVVNEKNSCTATPKSASPKKDTSKKNFIGRLRSSQK